In Liolophura sinensis isolate JHLJ2023 chromosome 2, CUHK_Ljap_v2, whole genome shotgun sequence, a genomic segment contains:
- the LOC135462818 gene encoding intermembrane lipid transfer protein VPS13C-like: protein MVICAFSLFLFVSGDVVLKNLDLKESALDELDLPVKIRAGHIANLTLKIPWKNLYTEPVVASIDGLYALAIPNIGIKYNEEKEEKAKQEAKQKKLQQIEDAKKLEAEKDKPKEEKKDSFVEKLATQVIKNLQVQVNNVHVRFEDRFTDPQHPFAIGVTLQELSFKTTDENWNPCVVKDAVTQIFKLVKLESLALYWNSNTTMLDTVPKEEIMLNLKNNVITPQHKPDYQYLIRPISSVAHLRLNTKPDATNFSIPKILLTIVFDDITVALAKLQYNDILQLLEGFERLELLSIYRKYRPDVPRKGNASTWWHFAYKSVLEETVRRRRRMWSWEHISHHRRTMKQYRQAYIQKLDQKKISAETQKKLEEGEKTLDVFSITIMRQQAEVEAAKLGAKRKEEGGGGWFGGLFGGKKKKAAKEENQIQNQLKEAYTAEEKAKLYAAIGYQENEGDITLPKEFVAVRVVTKLNTVCLAIRDAKDSQIMKVQLTDVFTSFSQRPAASAVKVEAKMDKMTVFGSPQSGITPKMVLSQTKEANKVYSLVDLLFETNPLDGACDTRINVNARPVEIIYDAVTVNSLADFFKPPEEVYLKQLSQAAMAKFEEIKEQSATGLQYAIEQRKFTAINVDLKPSCVIVPHKGFYKSDVAVLVLDLGNLKINSEKNKSQAPKERVSSAGSDSKSCQHVPWFSHGR from the exons ATGGTGATATGTGCATTCagcttgtttttatttgtttcaggtGATGTTGTTCTGAAAAacttggatttaaaggaaagtGCTTTG GATGAACTTGACCTCCCTGTGAAGATCCGTGCTGGACATATAG CAAACCTCACACTGAAGATTCCGTGGAAGAATCTGTACACTGAGCCTGTGGTTGCGTCTATAGATGGGCTGTACGCCCTGGCTATCCCCAATATCG GGATCAAATATAATgaagagaaagaagaaaaagctAAACAGGAAGCCAAACAGAAGAAGCTCCAACAGATTGAAGATGCTAAGAAACTGGAGGCTGAAAAAG ACAAGCCTAAGGAGGAGAAGAAAGACTCCTTTGTGGAGAAGCTGGCGACTCAGGTGATCAAAAACCTCCAGGTACAGGTGAACAATGTCCACGTCCGGTTTGAGGACCGCTTCACTGACCCCCAACATCCCTTCGCCATCGGGGTCACCCTACAGGAGCTCAGCTTTAAG ACCACAGATGAGAACTGGAATCCTTGCGTGGTCAAAGATGCTGTCACTCAGATTTTCAAG CTGGTTAAATTGGAGTCTCTGGCTTTGTACTGGAACAGCAACACAACCATGTTGGATACAGTCCCTAAGGAAGAGATTATG CTTAACCTGAAGAACAATGTGATAACCCCACAGCACAAGCCAGACTACCAGTACt tGATCCGGCCGATCTCCTCCGTGGCACATCTCAGATTGAATACTAAGCCTGACGCCACAAACTTCAGCATTCCCAAGATCCTCCTCACCATCGTGTTTGATGACATCACAGTCGCTCTTGCCAAGTTGCAA tataatgATATTCTTCAACTGCTGGAAGGTTTTGAGAGGCTGGAACTGCTGAGCATCTACAGGAAGTACAGGCCTGATGTGCCTCGCAAAGGCAACGCCTCCACCTG GTGGCACTTTGCCTACAAGAGCGTTCTGGAGGAAACTGTACGCCGGCGTCGGCGGATGTGGTCGTGGGAGCACATCTCCCATCACCGACGCACGATGAAGCAGTACAGGCAGGCGTACATACAGAAGCTGGACCAGAAGAAAATATCAGCAGAAACCCAGAAAAAGCTTGAG GAAGGGGAGAAAACTCTGGATGTGTTCAGTATAACAATCATGAGACAGCAGGCTGAGGTGGAG GCAGCCAAACTAGGAGCCAAGCGTAAAGAGGAAGGAGGCGGAGGCTGGTTTGGGGGTTTATTTGGCGGCAAGAAGAAAAAAGCTGCTAAGGAAGAAAACCAAATTC aAAATCAGCTCAAGGAAGCATATACAGCAGAGGAGAAAGCAAAACTGTATGCTGCCATTGGTTACCAAGAGAAtgaaggggacataactctgccCAAGGAG TTTGTGGCTGTTCGTGTGGTGACAAAATTGAACACAGTCTGTCTGGCGATCAGAGATGCCAA AGATTCACAGATCATGAAGGTTCAACTGACGGACgttttcacttcattttccCAAAGGCCTGCGGCCAGTGCTGTCAA agTGGAGGCTAAGATGGATAAGATGACTGTGTTCGGGTCCCCGCAGAGTGGCATCACCCCCAAAATGGTGCTCTCTCAGACGAAGGAGGCGAACAAAGTCTACTCATTGGTCGACCTTCTGTTTGAGACAAACCCGCTGGATGGAGCCTGTGACACCAGGATTAACGTCAACGCTCGGCCAGTTGAGATCATTTATGATGCG GTGACGGTCAACTCTCTCGCCGATTTCTTTAAACCCCCAGAAGAGGTTTACCTCAAACA ACTGTCGCAAGCGGCCATGGCAAAGTTTGAGGAGATCAAGGAGCAGTCAGCTACAGGGTTACAATATGCCATTGAACAGAGGAAGTTCACCGCCATCAATGTCGATCTCAAGCCGTCCTGCGTCATCGTGCCACATAAAGGATTCTACAAGTC TGATGTAGCTGTCTTAGTTCTGGATCTGGGTAACCTGAAGATCAACAGTGAGAAGAACAAATCACAGGCTCCAAAAGAGAGGGTGAGTAGTGCAGGAAGTGATAGTAAATCTTGTCAACATGTCCCATGGTTCAgtcatgggagataa
- the LOC135462987 gene encoding glycine and tyrosine-rich protein-like codes for MNRAAGVIPANRRDPRQQGGSPANRRDPRQQEGSPPTGGSTPTGGSTPTGGIPANRGIHANRGIHANRRDPRQQGIHANRGDPPPTGGIPANRGDPPPTGGIHANRRDPRQQGRSPANRRDPRQQGGSPPTQFL; via the coding sequence ATGAATAGAGCAGCAGGAGTGATCCCCGCCAACAGGAGGGATCCCCGCCAACAGGGGGGATCCCCCGCCAACAGGAGGGATCCACGCCAACAGGAGGGATCCCCGCCAACAGGGGGATCCACGCCAACAGGGGGATCCACGCCAACAGGAGGGATCCCCGCCAACAGGGGGATCCACGCCAACAGGGGGATCCACGCCAACAGGAGGGACCCCCGCCAACAGGGGATCCACGCCAACAGGGGGGATCCCCCGCCAACAGGAGGGATCCCCGCCAACAGGGGGGATCCCCCGCCAACAGGAGGGATCCACGCCAACAGGAGGGATCCCCGCCAACAGGGCAGATCCCCCGCCAACAGGAGGGATCCCCGCCAACAGGGCGGATCCCCACCAACGCAGTTCCTGTAA